A portion of the Aquicoccus sp. G2-2 genome contains these proteins:
- a CDS encoding response regulator yields MIKVLHVDDNTDILEITKMSLELAGDIEVVQCESGEQALRTVQDYTPDVLLLDAMMPGMSGPETLDKLRELPDLKCTPAIFMTAHARQAEQQEFIDLGAEKVISKPFDPLTLHEEIRAVVKLTT; encoded by the coding sequence ATGATCAAGGTGCTGCATGTCGATGACAACACTGACATCCTTGAGATCACCAAGATGTCACTGGAGCTTGCAGGCGATATCGAGGTTGTCCAATGTGAATCCGGTGAACAGGCCCTGCGCACCGTGCAAGACTACACGCCCGATGTGCTCTTGCTCGACGCCATGATGCCGGGCATGTCCGGCCCCGAAACGCTCGACAAGCTGCGCGAATTGCCCGATCTGAAATGCACTCCCGCGATCTTCATGACCGCGCACGCCCGTCAGGCAGAACAGCAGGAATTCATCGACCTCGGCGCGGAAAAGGTGATCAGCAAACCGTTCGATCCGCTGACCCTGCACGAGGAAATCCGCGCCGTCGTGAAACTCACGACCTGA
- a CDS encoding glutamine synthetase, with protein sequence MVDAEGEFRHKAVTADKAVSLVRNGYQFCEVLHYWTVNEVPFRDTGFPDQPAALLVDTLRPYPFAENAAFCLADFTGSFGERGARNVLTTQLAALGDEGLTLLSAFEFEFNLFSDSREAMAAKGFQNPKSFAPENRTYSLQTAAVYGDLLNGLDATMRKLDVPLDAMHSELGPGFFEAPLGCTQGLRSADNAAIFKNFSRAYFARNDIVAGFMSKLSPDLPGNSGHLHVSLLDTKGAPAFSDPSAPDGISEICRYFIGGVNSLMPEMMAMVGGTVYAYKRLVPGTWAPVMPSWGVQNRTCAQRVINDNPKATRVEFRVPGADANPYATLAFVVGAGLYGIRNKIDPGAAVEGNGYELPYDPEAALPVDLGQAAERLAASTTAREIFGESFVDTYAAIRQKEYDDYAEYLNRITPWEIERYLGIV encoded by the coding sequence ATGGTCGATGCCGAGGGCGAATTTCGCCACAAGGCGGTAACGGCCGACAAGGCGGTGTCGCTGGTGCGCAACGGCTATCAGTTCTGCGAGGTGCTGCATTACTGGACGGTCAACGAGGTGCCGTTCCGCGACACCGGTTTTCCCGATCAGCCCGCGGCGCTGCTGGTTGATACGCTGCGCCCCTACCCGTTCGCCGAAAACGCCGCATTCTGTCTAGCCGACTTCACCGGCAGCTTCGGCGAACGCGGCGCGCGCAACGTGCTGACGACGCAGCTTGCGGCTTTGGGGGACGAAGGCCTGACGCTGCTGTCGGCCTTCGAATTTGAGTTCAACCTGTTCTCCGACAGCCGCGAGGCGATGGCGGCAAAAGGCTTTCAGAACCCCAAGAGCTTCGCGCCCGAAAACCGCACCTATTCGCTTCAGACCGCTGCGGTCTATGGCGATTTGCTGAACGGCCTGGACGCCACCATGCGCAAGCTCGACGTGCCGCTAGACGCCATGCACTCGGAACTTGGCCCCGGCTTCTTCGAGGCGCCCTTGGGCTGTACCCAAGGTCTGCGCAGCGCTGACAACGCGGCGATCTTCAAGAATTTCTCGCGCGCCTATTTTGCACGCAACGACATCGTGGCGGGCTTCATGTCCAAGCTGTCGCCCGATCTGCCGGGAAATTCCGGCCATCTGCATGTGTCACTGCTCGATACCAAGGGCGCGCCCGCCTTTTCGGACCCTTCAGCGCCTGACGGGATCAGCGAGATCTGCCGGTATTTCATCGGCGGGGTCAATAGTCTGATGCCCGAGATGATGGCGATGGTGGGCGGCACGGTGTATGCCTACAAACGCCTTGTGCCCGGCACATGGGCGCCGGTGATGCCAAGCTGGGGCGTACAGAACCGTACCTGCGCACAGCGCGTCATCAACGACAATCCAAAGGCCACCCGCGTCGAGTTCCGGGTGCCGGGCGCCGATGCCAACCCCTATGCAACACTGGCGTTCGTCGTGGGCGCGGGGCTCTACGGTATCCGCAATAAGATTGATCCGGGGGCCGCGGTAGAAGGCAACGGCTATGAGCTGCCCTACGATCCCGAGGCCGCACTGCCCGTCGATCTGGGTCAGGCGGCGGAGCGACTGGCAGCCAGCACTACGGCCCGCGAGATCTTCGGCGAGAGCTTCGTCGACACCTACGCGGCAATTCGTCAGAAGGAATACGACGATTATGCGGAATACTTGAACCGGATTACACCGTGGGAAATCGAACGCTATCTGGGCATCGTGTGA
- a CDS encoding MerR family transcriptional regulator yields the protein MEADNMARGDDNRVYKIGDLSKASGLSVRTLRGYEELGIISPSRSTGGTRYYGDQELAIARLAMQMRDLNISVEMIKTIATRRRAHPTGDQASAAMMELLEQLTDDLRDQAAGILAMQDEVRRTVRLLKGCQGCNNKPTPETCPDCPMQTSPDRTDMAQMIWQPT from the coding sequence ATGGAAGCAGACAACATGGCACGTGGCGACGACAACAGGGTGTATAAAATCGGTGACCTTTCAAAGGCATCGGGGCTGAGCGTGCGGACCTTGCGCGGATATGAGGAGCTTGGCATCATTTCCCCCAGTCGTTCGACCGGCGGGACGCGGTACTACGGCGATCAGGAGCTGGCCATCGCGCGGCTTGCCATGCAGATGCGCGATTTGAATATTTCTGTCGAGATGATCAAAACAATTGCGACCCGTCGGCGCGCCCATCCAACGGGTGATCAAGCCAGCGCAGCGATGATGGAGCTATTGGAGCAGCTGACGGACGACCTTCGGGATCAGGCCGCTGGCATCTTGGCGATGCAGGATGAAGTCCGGCGCACTGTTCGACTTCTCAAGGGATGCCAGGGATGCAATAACAAGCCCACGCCTGAGACCTGTCCGGATTGTCCGATGCAGACCAGCCCTGACCGAACGGACATGGCGCAAATGATCTGGCAGCCGACCTAG
- a CDS encoding 3-methyl-2-oxobutanoate hydroxymethyltransferase, translated as MTKRRKTRIKHLAEKAAKGERIIGMECHDTPSALIAEELGMDLLCCGSPGPMGLMGHKSMATVDFEEQLYMLEGVLRGASSPFIICNMPNTTASISIEESVRNAARVVKLGADGVHIEPSMGTVDHIRAIVAAGIPVVGHFGVQGERAVMNSGHAPAGRTAEEAAQIVELVRASIDAGIFAALFEHTSVELTKWCYENLPVAVASLGSGPHAHGIFHVSSDIIGCSVFPIPPKREVFGDVMGEMRKAYTEYFNRAAGGQFPKPELSHNMHDGEMEKFAKLMN; from the coding sequence ATGACAAAACGGCGTAAAACAAGGATCAAGCATCTTGCAGAGAAAGCCGCGAAGGGCGAACGTATTATCGGCATGGAATGCCACGACACCCCAAGCGCTCTCATCGCAGAAGAGCTTGGAATGGACTTGCTGTGTTGTGGTAGCCCCGGCCCGATGGGCTTGATGGGCCATAAATCTATGGCGACGGTAGATTTTGAAGAACAGCTCTATATGCTGGAAGGTGTGCTGCGGGGCGCGTCCTCTCCCTTCATTATCTGCAATATGCCCAACACCACGGCGAGCATTTCGATAGAGGAATCGGTGCGCAACGCAGCGCGTGTGGTCAAACTGGGGGCGGATGGCGTGCATATCGAGCCGTCGATGGGCACGGTCGATCATATTCGCGCCATCGTCGCGGCGGGCATTCCCGTTGTGGGGCATTTCGGCGTTCAGGGCGAGCGTGCTGTGATGAACTCCGGTCACGCACCGGCAGGACGCACAGCCGAAGAAGCAGCGCAGATCGTTGAACTGGTGCGCGCCTCGATCGACGCAGGGATTTTCGCAGCCCTCTTTGAACATACCTCGGTTGAACTGACTAAGTGGTGTTATGAAAACCTGCCGGTCGCCGTTGCAAGCCTTGGGTCGGGGCCGCATGCACATGGCATCTTCCATGTATCGAGCGACATCATCGGCTGTTCGGTGTTTCCAATCCCGCCCAAGCGTGAAGTGTTTGGGGATGTCATGGGCGAGATGCGCAAGGCCTATACGGAATACTTCAATCGTGCCGCAGGCGGCCAATTCCCAAAACCGGAATTGTCCCACAATATGCATGACGGCGAGATGGAGAAATTTGCCAAGCTCATGAACTAG
- a CDS encoding helix-turn-helix domain-containing protein yields the protein MFLSGRVGLRPISDDVDDGHDIIARAAPVIIDLAEAHTSFEAHWVTEASSICLFAPEQLLSAFSMSPRFAANFMQILQSQTAMAMCSSGRSDCGSKRLAASLLARLEDGQASGQKLYVTQAQLATETGLSRQWVNRLLKQFERQGFAEIGRGHVLLRTPSKLECQLE from the coding sequence GTGTTCCTGAGCGGTCGCGTGGGCCTGCGCCCGATTTCTGACGATGTGGATGATGGCCATGACATTATAGCGAGAGCCGCGCCGGTTATTATTGACTTGGCAGAGGCACACACCAGTTTTGAAGCACATTGGGTTACCGAAGCCTCTAGCATTTGCCTTTTTGCGCCGGAGCAACTTCTGAGTGCTTTTTCAATGTCGCCCCGGTTCGCGGCGAATTTCATGCAGATATTGCAGTCTCAAACCGCAATGGCGATGTGTTCGTCAGGTCGGTCCGATTGCGGGTCAAAACGGCTCGCGGCTTCGCTGCTGGCTAGATTGGAAGACGGGCAGGCTTCTGGCCAGAAGCTCTATGTAACTCAGGCGCAGCTTGCGACTGAAACTGGTCTGTCGCGTCAATGGGTTAACCGGCTCTTGAAGCAATTTGAGCGTCAGGGTTTTGCCGAGATCGGCCGCGGCCACGTGTTGCTACGGACGCCTTCGAAGCTTGAATGCCAGCTTGAATAG
- a CDS encoding methyltransferase domain-containing protein, with translation MRPDQFLSWLSALPLRKGISVECGAGSAEIAQFLASRYDTSCAVDINPVPLPLNSSVETLIADAGDLPFDDASADLVVSMQALHHFDIANHLSEANRILRPGGIFAALCWGEISLPDEIRRAYTPIIDAIAPFWEAERPFVLSGYRGLGFDGISVNRPQSRMTSRCDLDRLEEIMATWSAVQRAVKAGVDLPDPDLDQFGVDEKAGFDVSWPLLGPVFRKPA, from the coding sequence ATGAGACCAGATCAGTTTTTGTCCTGGCTTTCGGCTCTGCCTTTGCGCAAGGGTATAAGCGTTGAATGCGGGGCCGGTAGCGCCGAAATCGCGCAATTTCTGGCAAGCCGCTACGACACTTCCTGCGCTGTTGACATCAACCCGGTGCCACTCCCCCTCAATTCATCGGTCGAAACCCTGATTGCGGATGCAGGCGACTTGCCGTTTGATGACGCATCGGCAGACTTGGTTGTGTCGATGCAGGCGCTGCATCATTTCGACATCGCAAATCACCTGAGCGAAGCCAATCGTATCTTGCGCCCCGGCGGTATTTTTGCCGCCTTGTGTTGGGGCGAAATCTCACTACCCGATGAAATCCGGCGCGCCTACACGCCGATCATTGATGCAATCGCCCCCTTCTGGGAGGCAGAGCGCCCATTCGTACTTTCCGGCTATCGGGGACTTGGGTTCGATGGGATCTCCGTTAACCGACCTCAATCGCGGATGACCAGCAGATGCGATCTGGACAGGTTGGAAGAGATCATGGCCACTTGGTCCGCGGTGCAGCGCGCCGTTAAGGCCGGTGTCGATTTGCCAGACCCCGATCTCGACCAGTTCGGCGTTGATGAAAAGGCGGGTTTTGACGTCAGTTGGCCGCTGCTCGGCCCTGTCTTTCGCAAGCCTGCCTAG
- a CDS encoding CHASE domain-containing protein yields MLSSHTARWYQAIILLFFLGLTYLSFAFVGRVAHGKSVENFQILVEESLTSIDQRFEVYRRILDGVAGLVLASEPVNRVEMAQYAQALKVGDTAFVFDAIGFATEAQRGDFVVRYIEPLANHADLVGVDIASNAELLRVARQARDTGETLLARGFGDAAAEGTQKRAVLLKPIYRAAPVASGIAGQGGGFVGFAFAVLNVKGAFEHLTTAQGRLVDLDVGFGGGRKAARRGCRPAQRGRITPLIRRSRKWGRALLWHGTARRFSMGCSRFVRVGSCCASGFWSRAW; encoded by the coding sequence ATGCTTTCAAGTCATACGGCCCGTTGGTACCAGGCGATCATTCTGCTTTTCTTTCTTGGGTTGACCTACCTGTCATTCGCGTTTGTCGGCAGGGTTGCGCATGGCAAGTCGGTCGAGAATTTTCAGATATTGGTGGAAGAAAGCCTGACCTCGATCGATCAGCGGTTCGAGGTTTATCGCCGGATTCTTGACGGGGTGGCGGGGTTGGTGCTGGCCTCCGAGCCGGTGAATCGTGTGGAGATGGCGCAATATGCGCAGGCGTTGAAGGTGGGCGATACGGCCTTTGTGTTCGATGCGATCGGCTTTGCGACCGAGGCGCAGAGGGGCGATTTTGTGGTCCGCTATATCGAGCCGTTGGCGAACCATGCGGATCTGGTCGGGGTGGATATTGCCAGCAATGCCGAGCTGTTGCGCGTTGCGCGCCAAGCGCGTGATACGGGAGAGACGCTTCTGGCGCGGGGGTTTGGCGATGCCGCGGCAGAGGGTACGCAGAAGCGGGCGGTGTTGCTAAAGCCGATTTATCGCGCGGCACCGGTTGCCTCCGGCATTGCCGGGCAGGGGGGCGGGTTTGTCGGCTTTGCATTCGCGGTCCTGAACGTGAAAGGCGCGTTCGAGCATTTGACGACGGCGCAGGGCAGGTTGGTCGATCTTGACGTCGGCTTTGGCGGGGGGCGGAAAGCCGCGAGGCGGGGCTGTCGACCAGCACAGCGGGGCCGGATTACGCCGCTCATAAGACGATCGAGAAAATGGGGCAGAGCATTGCTTTGGCATGGAACAGCACGCCGCTTTTCGATGGGATGCAGCCGTTTCGTGCGCGTTGGGTCGTGTTGTGCCTCGGGCTTTTGGTCACGGGCCTGGTGA
- the nrtS gene encoding nitrate/nitrite transporter NrtS, translating into MFRNALRPDIVRRSLIVAFLVGTVLNLINQGDQLVNSGSINLAKCLLTYLVPYCVATYGAVSALAQVR; encoded by the coding sequence ATGTTTAGAAACGCCTTGCGTCCGGATATCGTCAGACGATCCTTGATTGTGGCATTTCTGGTTGGCACCGTGCTCAACCTGATCAATCAGGGCGACCAGTTGGTAAACTCTGGTTCAATCAATCTCGCGAAATGCTTGTTGACCTATTTGGTGCCCTACTGTGTTGCGACCTATGGCGCAGTCAGTGCCCTGGCGCAGGTGCGGTGA
- a CDS encoding PAS domain-containing sensor histidine kinase, translated as MGQSIALAWNSTPLFDGMQPFRARWVVLCLGLLVTGLVSAIVAVLFRINHTITATVAQRTQDLETQHEEKRSILENAMLAIISADESGRIIDSNDAALKMLLPQGGQGALDGVLLADLLPDLDLEGDAGWRKVRIPPRAANVRPTILEVETKAWVTAAGQARITLLMRDITVSEGHAQQIAEAEQRWNLALMGAQIGVFDVDLRKNISVVSEAWLENMHLDALPDWHDPYREQMRRMHPDDLAEFEAIEADCINGRAERAVAYFRVKGGDDDWRWIKSDAVVAERAPDGTALRMLGIQTDVTESIRLKQMKRDFVATISHELRTPLTSIKGALGLLQAQLQSGKQVSNDRLIEIASSNSDKLLSLVNDILDMEKANSGNMNIKMEPVSLDEIMTQASNQFETFASQWGVAVEAVEHDAAKEIWTDKKRVIQVITNLLSNACKYANPGTAVQLSAERLETHTKISVSNWGPGIPEEFRSKIFQPFSQADSSDARKRGGTGLGLSISRKLIEAMGGTVGFESEPGKQTVFWFTCPLTEPTVESEPMAEGAKIVRVA; from the coding sequence ATGGGGCAGAGCATTGCTTTGGCATGGAACAGCACGCCGCTTTTCGATGGGATGCAGCCGTTTCGTGCGCGTTGGGTCGTGTTGTGCCTCGGGCTTTTGGTCACGGGCCTGGTGAGCGCCATCGTGGCAGTGTTGTTCCGGATCAATCACACGATCACCGCGACGGTCGCGCAGAGAACGCAGGATCTGGAGACCCAGCATGAAGAGAAACGCTCGATCCTCGAGAATGCCATGCTCGCCATCATTTCAGCGGATGAGAGCGGGCGGATCATCGATTCAAACGATGCGGCGTTGAAAATGCTGCTGCCGCAAGGCGGGCAGGGTGCTCTGGATGGGGTGTTGCTGGCTGATCTGCTGCCCGATCTCGATCTCGAGGGTGATGCTGGTTGGCGCAAGGTGCGGATACCGCCGCGCGCGGCCAATGTCAGGCCGACCATTCTGGAGGTGGAAACCAAGGCTTGGGTCACCGCCGCCGGGCAGGCGCGGATCACGCTTTTGATGCGCGATATCACGGTGAGCGAAGGGCACGCACAGCAGATCGCTGAGGCCGAGCAGCGCTGGAATCTGGCGCTGATGGGCGCGCAGATCGGGGTTTTCGATGTGGATCTGCGCAAGAATATCTCGGTGGTGTCGGAGGCGTGGCTCGAGAATATGCATCTCGATGCCTTGCCGGACTGGCACGACCCTTACCGCGAGCAGATGCGGCGGATGCATCCCGATGATCTTGCCGAGTTCGAGGCGATCGAAGCCGATTGCATCAACGGGCGCGCAGAGCGCGCGGTGGCGTATTTCCGCGTGAAGGGCGGCGATGATGACTGGCGCTGGATCAAGTCCGATGCGGTGGTGGCGGAGCGCGCGCCGGATGGCACCGCGCTCAGGATGCTTGGGATTCAGACGGATGTGACCGAGAGCATCCGGCTCAAGCAGATGAAGCGCGATTTCGTGGCCACGATCAGCCATGAGCTTCGCACGCCGCTGACCTCCATCAAGGGTGCGCTCGGGCTGTTGCAGGCGCAGTTGCAGAGCGGCAAGCAGGTCAGCAATGACCGTCTGATCGAGATTGCATCGTCCAATTCCGACAAGCTGCTGAGCCTTGTGAATGATATCCTCGACATGGAGAAGGCGAATTCCGGCAACATGAATATCAAGATGGAGCCGGTGAGCCTCGACGAAATCATGACGCAGGCGTCAAACCAGTTCGAGACCTTTGCCTCGCAATGGGGGGTGGCGGTGGAAGCGGTGGAGCATGACGCGGCGAAAGAGATCTGGACCGACAAGAAGCGGGTCATTCAGGTGATCACCAACCTGCTTTCGAACGCGTGCAAATATGCCAATCCGGGCACGGCTGTGCAGCTGAGTGCCGAGCGGCTGGAGACGCATACGAAAATTTCGGTGAGCAACTGGGGGCCGGGGATTCCCGAAGAGTTCCGCAGCAAGATTTTTCAGCCTTTTTCGCAAGCCGACAGTTCCGATGCGCGCAAGCGCGGCGGCACCGGACTGGGCCTCAGCATTTCGCGCAAGCTGATCGAAGCGATGGGCGGCACGGTCGGCTTCGAGAGCGAGCCGGGCAAGCAAACCGTGTTCTGGTTCACCTGTCCGCTGACCGAGCCGACGGTGGAGTCGGAACCGATGGCGGAGGGTGCGAAGATCGTTCGCGTGGCGTGA
- a CDS encoding amidohydrolase family protein, protein MSAHTHDLVILCATALTMDPDRRVLSDAWIAVDGDRITSVGTGPAPEGRTVIDKPGMIALPGLIDAHSHAGHGLVRAAGDGNGALWFQICADIYSGVDGPAFWRAEARLAQAERLMAGVTTAVSLLGGGPDVLRTDSPEAGDAHCAATVESGLRTIMAVGPGRLPFPKTFGGGNRKVGLDEQLTVSSDLIARWNDVIDRRTGVALILPVYTRDHMADEGYEIGRMSSAIRKLSDETGVLFTQDGHRNGSIALAHELGLLSPRAALSHSVDLTEEDFQALRDSGASVIHNPSAVMSILGRCPVPELIEAGVNVCLGSDAGAPDRGFDMFRHMAQAMLYHRRHFRDPAVLPEGKTLEMSTIDAAYALGLDTEIGSIEIGKKADIILLDGRKPHLWPPEMPLNRVTHFATAADVDSVIVDGRVLMRDRSIDHLDLSGILVDAESAATEALAVAGHAGSRTEGLSHWGQARRAITPFRASGDEKDR, encoded by the coding sequence GTGAGCGCTCACACCCACGACCTGGTCATTTTATGCGCGACCGCGCTGACAATGGATCCCGACCGTCGGGTCCTGAGCGATGCCTGGATTGCTGTGGACGGTGACCGGATTACATCGGTGGGAACCGGCCCTGCACCCGAGGGTCGAACCGTGATCGACAAGCCCGGTATGATTGCCTTGCCAGGCCTAATCGACGCCCATTCACACGCGGGGCACGGCCTTGTTCGCGCCGCTGGTGATGGGAATGGCGCGCTCTGGTTTCAGATCTGTGCCGATATCTATTCCGGCGTCGACGGACCCGCGTTCTGGCGCGCCGAAGCTCGTCTCGCCCAGGCTGAAAGGTTGATGGCCGGGGTGACCACTGCTGTTTCCCTTCTTGGAGGCGGGCCGGACGTGTTGCGCACAGACTCTCCCGAGGCAGGAGACGCCCATTGTGCTGCCACGGTTGAGTCGGGCTTGCGAACGATCATGGCGGTGGGTCCCGGACGACTGCCGTTCCCCAAGACCTTCGGTGGCGGCAACCGCAAAGTCGGCTTGGATGAGCAATTGACGGTTTCGTCAGATCTTATTGCGCGGTGGAACGATGTGATCGACCGGCGAACCGGGGTTGCCCTGATCTTGCCAGTCTATACCCGAGATCACATGGCCGACGAGGGCTATGAAATCGGTCGCATGTCCAGCGCGATCCGAAAACTATCTGATGAAACAGGTGTGCTCTTCACTCAAGATGGGCACAGGAATGGATCAATCGCGCTTGCGCATGAACTTGGGCTTTTGTCACCGCGCGCGGCGTTGTCTCATTCAGTCGACCTGACCGAAGAGGACTTTCAAGCCTTGCGCGATAGTGGCGCCAGTGTAATCCACAATCCAAGCGCAGTCATGTCGATCCTTGGCCGTTGCCCGGTGCCTGAACTGATCGAAGCCGGAGTTAACGTATGCCTTGGTTCTGACGCTGGCGCACCAGATCGCGGCTTCGATATGTTTCGGCACATGGCTCAGGCGATGCTTTACCACCGTCGTCACTTCCGCGACCCGGCAGTCTTGCCTGAGGGAAAAACGTTGGAAATGAGTACAATCGATGCCGCCTATGCTCTTGGTCTCGATACCGAAATCGGATCCATCGAGATCGGCAAGAAGGCTGACATCATACTGTTGGATGGCCGCAAGCCTCATCTCTGGCCGCCAGAGATGCCCCTAAATCGCGTCACTCACTTCGCCACTGCCGCGGATGTGGATTCTGTTATCGTCGACGGCCGAGTTCTGATGCGGGATAGGTCGATTGACCATCTGGACCTAAGCGGCATTCTTGTCGACGCCGAGAGCGCTGCGACTGAGGCACTTGCCGTCGCGGGACATGCTGGATCCAGAACCGAAGGCCTCTCCCACTGGGGTCAAGCTCGCCGCGCAATCACGCCCTTCCGCGCCTCTGGAGATGAAAAAGATCGTTGA
- a CDS encoding acyl-CoA dehydrogenase family protein: MDTDRHFEQALEHIRSWVQTVAIAHEAAVAASDEVPEKLVNEMRERGFFGWTIPTEFGGSGFDMEQLALADIEIAQASTAFRARFGTNTGIGVEGLIRDGTDAQKERYLPRLATGRLTSCMAITEPDAGSDATAMTTNAVRDGDGYLINGTKAFITNAPIADLITVIARTDPDAKGSQALSAFLVEKGTPGLSTGKPYRKMGQEGSPVSEVYFKNCRVLAENLLGGVEGKGFETMMKALNKQRINLAALCTGSAIRMLDETVAYALKRHQYGQPIGNFQLVQALIADSQTDVQTSRALVLETARKWDAGEDVIMEASICKYHASEACGRVADRAVQVFGGAGYVGDYSCIERLYRDARLFRLYEGTSQIHQLNIAKRTLKKAKAQAVARGSK, encoded by the coding sequence TTGGATACGGACCGACATTTCGAACAGGCACTGGAACACATCCGCAGTTGGGTGCAGACCGTTGCGATCGCGCATGAAGCTGCGGTTGCGGCCTCGGATGAAGTGCCCGAAAAGCTCGTCAATGAAATGCGAGAGCGCGGGTTTTTCGGCTGGACCATCCCGACGGAATTCGGTGGGTCCGGCTTTGACATGGAGCAGCTTGCCCTTGCCGATATCGAAATTGCGCAGGCGTCGACCGCATTTCGGGCGCGCTTTGGCACCAATACCGGGATCGGCGTCGAAGGTTTGATCCGGGATGGAACGGATGCGCAGAAGGAACGCTACCTACCGCGTCTTGCCACCGGAAGGCTGACGAGCTGCATGGCAATTACCGAGCCTGACGCAGGGTCAGACGCCACGGCAATGACAACCAACGCTGTGCGGGACGGTGATGGCTACCTGATCAACGGAACCAAAGCCTTCATTACCAACGCCCCGATTGCCGATTTGATTACCGTGATCGCGCGCACCGATCCGGATGCGAAGGGATCGCAGGCATTGAGCGCGTTTCTTGTTGAAAAAGGAACGCCGGGTCTAAGCACGGGGAAGCCCTATCGCAAGATGGGACAAGAAGGCTCACCTGTTTCCGAGGTCTATTTCAAGAATTGCCGCGTCCTCGCCGAAAACCTGCTCGGCGGTGTTGAGGGCAAGGGCTTCGAAACCATGATGAAAGCGCTTAACAAGCAGCGCATCAATCTTGCGGCCTTGTGTACGGGGTCGGCCATTCGCATGCTGGATGAAACCGTCGCCTATGCCTTGAAACGGCATCAATACGGCCAACCGATCGGGAATTTCCAACTGGTGCAGGCACTGATCGCCGACAGCCAGACCGATGTGCAGACGTCTCGCGCTCTGGTTCTTGAGACCGCGCGTAAATGGGACGCGGGCGAAGATGTGATCATGGAAGCCTCAATCTGTAAATATCATGCCTCCGAGGCCTGTGGGCGCGTCGCTGACCGGGCGGTTCAGGTGTTCGGTGGGGCCGGATATGTCGGAGATTACAGTTGCATCGAGCGGCTCTACCGCGATGCGCGCCTGTTCCGGCTTTACGAGGGAACCAGCCAGATACATCAACTCAACATCGCCAAGCGCACCCTGAAAAAAGCCAAGGCTCAGGCCGTGGCGAGGGGATCGAAATGA
- a CDS encoding acyl-CoA dehydrogenase family protein translates to MIDLRFSDSGQEVQQRARSFYDTQIAPRHDEWMASVAKGEPQPGFITELQHDARAVGLWNMGIAELANDAPGTKLSNLDFAPIAELTGQLPWASKVFNCHAPDLPNMVMLNALATQAQRQAFLGPLLEGKTCSAFAMSEPDVASSDATNIATSIRRDGEDFVINGRKWYITGGAAPDLGFYVVMGVTNPEAARNAQHSMVLVPADTPGIQVERSLRFLGWDDHVAPIGEIVFKDVRVPVANLLGEEGRGFSAAQVRLGPARIHHAMRCIGLGEMLLDMMKQRAVSRRAFGQRFDAFGTVQQWIAEARSSGRRIRQIPRRCSERLAGSPRTPLCRRHRARLQAYRIPA, encoded by the coding sequence ATGATTGATCTTCGATTTTCCGACTCGGGCCAAGAGGTGCAGCAACGCGCCCGGTCGTTCTATGATACGCAGATCGCGCCGCGCCACGATGAATGGATGGCGTCTGTGGCGAAAGGCGAACCACAACCCGGCTTCATCACGGAATTGCAGCACGACGCCCGCGCAGTGGGGCTTTGGAACATGGGAATTGCCGAATTGGCAAACGATGCCCCCGGCACGAAATTGTCCAACCTCGATTTCGCGCCGATCGCGGAACTGACCGGACAGTTGCCATGGGCGTCAAAGGTGTTCAACTGCCACGCGCCGGACCTGCCGAACATGGTCATGCTGAACGCGCTTGCCACGCAGGCGCAAAGACAGGCTTTTCTTGGTCCCTTGCTCGAAGGGAAGACCTGTTCCGCCTTCGCCATGAGCGAACCCGATGTAGCGTCGTCAGATGCGACGAATATCGCGACCTCCATTCGGCGCGATGGCGAGGATTTCGTCATAAATGGCCGCAAGTGGTACATCACAGGCGGCGCGGCCCCCGATCTTGGGTTTTATGTCGTCATGGGCGTGACCAATCCGGAAGCGGCCAGAAACGCGCAACACTCCATGGTGCTGGTGCCCGCTGACACACCCGGCATTCAAGTCGAGCGCAGTCTGCGTTTCCTTGGCTGGGACGATCATGTTGCTCCCATCGGTGAGATCGTCTTCAAAGATGTCCGGGTTCCGGTGGCCAATCTTCTGGGCGAAGAAGGGCGCGGGTTTTCTGCGGCGCAGGTCCGGCTGGGGCCAGCGCGAATTCATCATGCCATGCGCTGTATAGGCTTGGGTGAAATGTTGCTGGACATGATGAAGCAACGCGCCGTTTCGCGCCGTGCTTTCGGCCAGCGGTTCGATGCTTTCGGCACGGTGCAGCAATGGATCGCCGAGGCCCGTAGCTCAGGACGACGCATTCGTCAAATCCCACGACGGTGCTCAGAAAGGCTTGCAGGCTCGCCCAGAACTCCTCTTTGCCGACGTCATCGAGCGCGCCTCCAAGCCTATCGTATTCCTGCGTAA